The following coding sequences are from one Rissa tridactyla isolate bRisTri1 chromosome 14, bRisTri1.patW.cur.20221130, whole genome shotgun sequence window:
- the LOC128917548 gene encoding adenylate cyclase type 10-like, translating into HINKVLLCDKGCTFLCVLGLPGNKLPCESLHALQSALEIFNSCSTMLKETETMSVAVTRGTVFCGVTGHPLRHEYTVLGRKVNLAARMMVHYPGLVSCDAVTYAASRLPASYFKELPEREMKGLRQPGPVYQYVGVT; encoded by the exons cacatcaacaaagtcctcctgtgtgataaa ggctgcacgttcctctgcgtgctgggactccctggaaacaagctgccctgcgagagccttcacgccctgcagagtgctctggagatcttcaactcgtgctccaccatgctcaaggaaacaga gacaatgtctgtggcagttaccagagggacggtgttctgcggagtcactggccacccgctgagacacgaatacacag tccttggccggaaggtgaacttggctgcccggatgatggtgcactaccctgggctggtgtcctgtgatgcagtgacctacgccgcctcccggctgcccgcttcctacttcaaggagctgcctgagagagagatgaaaggcctcaggcagcctggccctgtctatcaatacgtgggggtcacc